The following proteins are co-located in the Williamwhitmania taraxaci genome:
- a CDS encoding 4-hydroxy-3-methylbut-2-enyl diphosphate reductase has translation MAIVVEVDNGSGFCFGVTNAIQKAEELLTRGESLYCLGEIVHNSEEVNRLESKGLKTVDYSNMSSLKGKQLLVRAHGEPPETYQLASESGVNIVDATCPIVTKLQQRVASAYSEMQLVGGQVVIFGKKSHPEVVGLIGNANGAAIIIEKVEEVAMLDCSKPTVLFSQTTMDGEDYVALGEAIKQTMDTLIPNGSSQLKVVNSVCGSVSNRKPKLAEFSSRHDMVVFVAGKKSSNGKVLYQVCKDANPNTIFMESAAEIEESMFEGINSVGVCGATSTPLWLMELVAEKIRAI, from the coding sequence ATGGCAATCGTTGTTGAGGTTGATAACGGTTCGGGTTTTTGCTTTGGCGTGACAAACGCCATCCAGAAAGCAGAGGAGTTGCTTACTCGCGGCGAATCGCTCTATTGCCTTGGCGAGATTGTGCACAACAGTGAAGAGGTAAATAGGCTAGAAAGCAAAGGACTTAAAACGGTTGACTACTCAAATATGTCATCGTTAAAAGGTAAGCAATTGTTGGTTCGGGCGCACGGTGAACCACCCGAAACATACCAGTTGGCCAGCGAAAGTGGCGTTAATATTGTTGATGCAACTTGTCCAATTGTTACAAAGTTGCAGCAGCGTGTGGCAAGTGCTTATTCGGAGATGCAGTTGGTAGGTGGACAGGTAGTGATTTTTGGGAAGAAAAGCCATCCGGAGGTAGTTGGTTTGATCGGAAATGCAAATGGTGCGGCTATTATCATCGAAAAGGTTGAAGAGGTAGCGATGCTGGATTGCTCAAAACCAACGGTTCTCTTTTCTCAAACCACCATGGATGGCGAAGATTACGTTGCCCTTGGTGAGGCTATTAAGCAAACGATGGATACGCTTATTCCAAATGGTTCCAGTCAACTAAAGGTTGTAAACTCAGTTTGTGGAAGCGTTTCGAACCGGAAGCCAAAGTTAGCCGAGTTTTCAAGTCGCCACGACATGGTTGTGTTTGTTGCGGGAAAAAAGAGTTCCAACGGAAAAGTGCTGTATCAGGTTTGCAAAGATGCTAATCCAAATACCATCTTCATGGAATCGGCCGCAGAGATAGAGGAGTCAATGTTCGAAGGAATTAACTCCGTGGGAGTTTGTGGGGCCACCTCTACGCCATTGTGGCTGATGGAACTGGTAGCAGAAAAGATTCGCGCAATCTAG